The Gemmata palustris genome includes a region encoding these proteins:
- a CDS encoding C45 family autoproteolytic acyltransferase/hydolase, protein MKRFLLSALLVAIVPVARAEEPKSFPAAKHGAGELKYVEKVPVLVVKGKPAEMGEQFGKLAVANAPDLTKLHAQFLEDAGQTKKYPFIEIMAKRLKPSFPPHIATELEAAAKASGREEGLLLFANTVADLTSGMGCSTIIVEKDRSKTGSPIFGRNFDWIPTKGITEHTLVVVYKGEGKRAFAAVTVAPIEGVISGMNDAGLCVTINEISIKQSKGNQEFNWKGTPLLLSFRRVLEECSTVAEAEKFLRNMPRTSTCCMTICDKTGGAVFEMTPKSLEVRTHENGVCCCTNHFRSEKLCVDNKCERYDTLLPLQKKDAPKLSVKDVFAELAKVQQGTHTLQCMVFEPGDRVLHFAYGTGPATKLPPVKLELGKLFDEK, encoded by the coding sequence ATGAAGCGATTCCTGCTCTCCGCGCTGCTCGTTGCCATCGTCCCCGTCGCGCGGGCGGAGGAGCCGAAATCGTTTCCGGCCGCGAAACACGGTGCGGGCGAACTGAAGTACGTTGAGAAAGTGCCGGTGCTCGTGGTGAAGGGAAAACCGGCGGAGATGGGCGAGCAGTTCGGCAAACTCGCGGTCGCGAACGCGCCCGATCTCACGAAGCTCCACGCACAGTTTCTCGAAGACGCGGGACAAACGAAAAAGTACCCGTTCATCGAGATCATGGCGAAGCGGTTGAAGCCGAGCTTCCCTCCGCACATCGCCACCGAACTCGAAGCCGCGGCGAAGGCGTCCGGGCGCGAGGAGGGGTTGCTGCTGTTCGCGAACACCGTCGCGGACCTCACGAGCGGCATGGGGTGCTCGACGATCATTGTGGAGAAGGACCGGAGCAAAACGGGCTCGCCGATCTTCGGTCGCAACTTCGACTGGATTCCCACGAAGGGCATCACCGAGCACACGCTCGTCGTCGTCTACAAGGGCGAGGGCAAACGGGCGTTCGCCGCGGTCACGGTCGCCCCAATCGAGGGCGTGATTAGCGGTATGAACGACGCGGGATTGTGCGTCACCATCAACGAAATCAGCATCAAGCAGAGTAAAGGTAACCAGGAGTTCAACTGGAAAGGTACTCCACTGCTGCTGAGTTTCCGGCGCGTGCTGGAAGAGTGCAGCACGGTCGCCGAGGCCGAGAAGTTCCTTCGGAACATGCCCCGCACTTCGACCTGCTGCATGACGATTTGCGACAAGACGGGCGGCGCGGTGTTCGAGATGACGCCGAAGAGCCTGGAAGTTCGCACGCACGAAAACGGCGTGTGCTGCTGCACCAATCACTTCCGCAGCGAAAAATTGTGCGTGGACAACAAGTGTGAGCGGTACGACACGCTTCTGCCCCTTCAAAAGAAAGATGCACCGAAGTTGAGTGTGAAGGACGTGTTCGCGGAACTGGCCAAGGTGCAACAGGGAACTCACACGCTCCAGTGCATGGTGTTCGAGCCGGGCGACCGCGTCCTTCACTTCGCCTACGGCACAGGCCCCGCGACGAAGCTCCCGCCCGTGAAATTGGAACTGGGCAAGCTGTTTGATGAAAAATGA
- a CDS encoding ABC transporter permease produces the protein MLGPIFSRELVTVPRRSGHYAQRMALIGLLGILGITTWQATIGFARDATLGETANVGLLLFQIVAFVQLLLTLFFATLSAASAVSQEKDRRTFVLLLLTDMRDYEIVLGKLIGALLPILILLFVSAPVLSMLLLLGGISPEQVFQAVLVLFASAVAAGSLGGLVALWREKTYQALALSVLFLVLYVCIAQGVTSVGPLIASGVDWASAQAWLDPFIAMQSVLEPPTDGWQGLAPAYGFLLVMFVLCAALNGVGIWKLRKWNPSGEPIMQREGSSATEDPESDESIAAEKRAKAHAAPGEIRQVWPNPILWREIRTLAYGRRPLLVKFAFGIVLALILYFAVSELNRPGGRPSFAAAYGLVPVAVLSLLLVAAQAVTSITSERDGGALDVLLVTDVSPREFVFGKLFGVLYNTKEYIIPPLLLAGFYAVRGALTRTPSETPAGEALAANFGPLVAVCGALLVLFGFAVALGLHVSLRIVQSRLAIAHTLGTVFFLSVGTLISIYLIVINGGSFGNQWFSFISFLVLGIGGLLYVLSADRPATALTIASVMCPLAMFYCVVNVLIGGKPGTDESGDPLIPFLMLGAAFGFAIFSMLFPLVTDFDVSLGRTAQPNES, from the coding sequence GTGCTCGGTCCGATCTTTTCGCGGGAACTCGTGACCGTGCCGCGGCGCAGTGGGCACTACGCCCAGCGCATGGCACTCATCGGTCTGCTCGGCATTTTAGGCATCACCACCTGGCAGGCCACAATCGGCTTCGCGCGCGACGCCACACTCGGCGAAACGGCGAACGTCGGGTTGCTCCTGTTCCAGATCGTCGCGTTCGTGCAACTGCTCCTCACACTGTTCTTCGCAACACTCTCGGCCGCGAGTGCCGTTTCGCAGGAAAAAGACCGCCGGACGTTCGTACTCTTGCTGCTCACGGACATGCGCGACTACGAAATCGTGCTCGGGAAGCTGATCGGCGCGCTGCTGCCGATCTTGATCCTGCTCTTCGTCAGCGCGCCCGTGTTGTCAATGCTCTTGTTGCTCGGCGGGATCAGTCCCGAGCAGGTGTTCCAGGCGGTGCTGGTGCTGTTCGCGTCGGCGGTAGCGGCCGGGTCGCTCGGCGGGCTGGTGGCACTGTGGCGCGAGAAAACGTATCAGGCTCTCGCGCTTTCCGTGCTGTTCCTGGTTTTGTACGTCTGCATCGCCCAAGGGGTCACTTCGGTCGGGCCGCTTATCGCGAGTGGCGTCGATTGGGCCAGTGCCCAGGCGTGGCTCGACCCGTTTATTGCGATGCAATCGGTACTCGAACCGCCCACCGACGGCTGGCAGGGATTGGCCCCGGCCTACGGGTTCCTTCTGGTGATGTTCGTGTTGTGTGCCGCGCTGAACGGCGTGGGCATCTGGAAATTGCGGAAATGGAACCCGAGCGGCGAACCGATCATGCAGCGCGAGGGCTCCTCGGCGACCGAAGACCCGGAATCGGACGAGTCGATCGCTGCTGAGAAGCGCGCGAAGGCGCACGCGGCACCGGGCGAGATCCGACAGGTGTGGCCGAACCCGATTTTGTGGCGCGAGATCCGCACTCTCGCCTACGGTCGGCGCCCGCTGCTCGTGAAGTTCGCGTTCGGAATCGTGCTCGCGCTCATCCTATACTTCGCCGTGAGTGAGTTGAACCGCCCCGGCGGGCGCCCCAGTTTCGCCGCCGCTTACGGACTGGTTCCGGTCGCGGTGCTGAGCCTGCTGCTCGTCGCGGCGCAAGCTGTCACTTCGATCACATCAGAGCGCGACGGCGGCGCGCTGGACGTGCTGCTCGTAACGGACGTTTCGCCAAGGGAGTTCGTCTTCGGCAAGCTATTCGGTGTGCTGTACAACACGAAGGAGTACATCATCCCACCGTTGTTGCTCGCGGGGTTCTACGCGGTCCGCGGCGCGCTCACGCGCACGCCGTCGGAAACGCCCGCGGGCGAAGCCCTCGCAGCGAACTTCGGTCCGCTGGTCGCAGTGTGCGGTGCGCTGCTCGTGCTGTTCGGGTTCGCGGTCGCACTCGGGTTGCACGTCTCGCTCCGCATCGTACAGAGTCGGCTCGCGATCGCGCACACGCTGGGTACCGTGTTCTTCCTTTCCGTCGGCACACTGATTAGCATCTACCTGATCGTCATCAACGGCGGCAGCTTCGGGAACCAGTGGTTCAGCTTCATCTCGTTCCTCGTACTCGGTATCGGTGGGCTGCTCTACGTGCTCAGCGCCGACCGCCCGGCCACCGCGCTTACGATCGCGAGTGTGATGTGCCCGCTCGCCATGTTCTACTGCGTGGTGAACGTTCTGATCGGCGGGAAACCGGGCACGGACGAATCGGGCGACCCGCTCATCCCGTTCCTCATGCTCGGGGCCGCGTTCGGGTTCGCCATCTTCTCGATGCTGTTCCCGCTCGTTACCGATTTCGATGTGTCGCTCGGGCGCACCGCTCAACCGAACGAGAGCTGA
- a CDS encoding sulfatase-like hydrolase/transferase, with protein MKVIFFALNGCPAGWLGAYGNDWVGTPHLDRLASEAVTFDRHMSDCPEPTAARRAWLGGEPNPPAPFPEKEGGAESTTVGTTPVLPLVLSPFLFRGGVGERSFSSLTKTILVRANHPDTDAPDWFYAGWDEVFDARPQADDDSPLDELLRAFPAILDRLANVPDFLLWIETDRLIPPWDVQQDVFEAYLEDEEDSGERDEEPTEDEQTDAGEETAEGETGEEDEPEIDDDPEPLNPDPRPPVREEEPVAPFADPPTGPFDRSDLDAWDWLRCTFAAVVTKLDAELGALFDHLRARELGQSATWIVTSDFGHPLGEHGQIGLHRPWLHEELVHLPLLMRLPQAEQAGRRVSGFTQPPDVFSTLQALFGIDPPASTNGLNLLPLARGEAESARAFVCTRLELGDATEIAIRTEDSALLVPTRAPEGDSSREPLLYEKPDDRWEVNDIRARNIDRADELEAKLREELQSEKSPRMNTENTD; from the coding sequence ATGAAAGTTATCTTCTTCGCGCTGAACGGGTGCCCGGCCGGGTGGTTGGGCGCCTACGGCAACGATTGGGTCGGCACCCCGCACCTCGACCGACTCGCGTCCGAGGCGGTCACGTTCGACCGGCACATGAGCGATTGCCCCGAACCGACCGCCGCGCGCCGCGCGTGGTTGGGGGGGGAACCTAACCCCCCGGCCCCCTTCCCTGAAAAGGAAGGGGGAGCAGAGTCAACCACAGTTGGCACTACACCCGTATTGCCTTTGGTATTAAGCCCCTTCCTTTTTAGGGGAGGGGTTGGGGAGAGGTCGTTTTCGAGTCTCACCAAGACCATCCTCGTTCGTGCGAACCACCCCGATACGGACGCCCCAGACTGGTTCTACGCCGGGTGGGACGAAGTGTTCGACGCCCGCCCGCAAGCGGACGATGATTCTCCGCTCGATGAACTTCTACGCGCATTTCCCGCTATTCTCGACCGCCTCGCAAACGTGCCCGATTTCCTGCTCTGGATCGAAACGGACCGGCTCATTCCACCGTGGGACGTGCAGCAAGACGTGTTTGAAGCGTACTTGGAAGACGAGGAGGATTCGGGCGAGCGCGATGAGGAACCGACTGAGGACGAACAAACCGATGCGGGAGAGGAAACCGCAGAAGGCGAAACTGGGGAAGAAGATGAACCCGAAATAGATGACGATCCCGAACCGCTGAATCCCGATCCTCGCCCCCCGGTGCGCGAAGAGGAACCTGTGGCACCGTTCGCGGACCCGCCGACCGGACCGTTCGACCGGAGCGACCTCGATGCGTGGGACTGGCTGCGATGCACGTTCGCGGCCGTCGTGACCAAACTCGATGCGGAACTCGGTGCCCTCTTCGATCACCTGCGTGCGCGCGAACTGGGCCAATCGGCGACGTGGATCGTCACATCGGACTTCGGGCACCCGCTCGGCGAGCACGGGCAAATCGGTTTGCACCGCCCCTGGCTCCACGAGGAACTCGTTCACCTGCCGCTACTGATGCGCCTTCCACAAGCGGAACAGGCCGGGCGGCGGGTCTCGGGCTTCACACAACCACCGGACGTGTTCTCCACACTTCAAGCGCTCTTCGGAATCGATCCGCCCGCTAGCACGAACGGCCTCAACCTGCTCCCGCTCGCGCGCGGGGAAGCGGAATCGGCGCGTGCGTTCGTGTGTACGCGACTCGAACTCGGTGACGCGACCGAGATCGCTATTCGCACCGAAGACTCGGCCCTGTTGGTTCCGACGCGCGCGCCCGAAGGCGATTCGTCGCGCGAGCCGCTGCTGTACGAGAAGCCCGACGACCGCTGGGAAGTGAACGACATCCGCGCACGAAATATCGACCGCGCCGATGAACTGGAAGCGAAGTTACGCGAAGAACTGCAAAGCGAGAAATCGCCACGGATGAACACCGAAAACACGGATTAG
- a CDS encoding zinc-dependent alcohol dehydrogenase family protein produces MKALVIQPAFGLENLAVAERPAPTPGPGQVLVRVRAASLNFRDLLLAKGQYNPKLQFPRVLGSDAAGEVVAVGPGVTRFKADDRVMNCFMPDWEDGPITDAVAKSTFGSDRDGVFAEFVALDERAVVTIPAHLTFEEAATLPCAAVTAWNALTAAETAPGTTVLLQGTGGVSIFALQLAHALGARALITSSSDEKLARAAALGAAAGVNYRTNPDWDKWARQQTGGAGADLVVEVGGAGTLERSVKAVKTGGHVALIGVLAGMGPFNPIAVLMKAVRLQGVFVGSRAMFEQMNRVITAKQIRPVIDRVFPFAEAPAAFKYMESGAHFGKVVMSV; encoded by the coding sequence GTGAAGGCACTCGTCATCCAACCCGCGTTCGGATTAGAAAATCTCGCGGTCGCGGAGCGCCCCGCCCCCACCCCGGGGCCGGGACAGGTACTGGTCCGCGTGCGGGCCGCGTCGCTGAATTTTCGCGATCTTCTACTCGCGAAAGGGCAGTACAACCCCAAGCTCCAGTTCCCCCGCGTCCTCGGGTCCGACGCGGCCGGCGAGGTGGTCGCAGTTGGCCCGGGCGTGACGCGCTTCAAAGCCGATGATCGTGTAATGAACTGCTTCATGCCCGACTGGGAAGACGGACCCATCACCGACGCGGTCGCGAAATCGACGTTCGGTAGCGACCGCGACGGCGTGTTCGCCGAATTCGTGGCGCTCGACGAGCGCGCGGTTGTTACGATCCCGGCTCACCTCACGTTCGAGGAAGCCGCGACGCTCCCGTGTGCGGCGGTGACCGCCTGGAACGCTTTGACAGCAGCGGAAACCGCCCCCGGTACGACCGTGCTGCTACAAGGTACCGGCGGCGTTTCCATTTTCGCCCTGCAACTCGCCCACGCACTCGGGGCACGCGCGCTGATTACGTCCAGTAGCGACGAAAAACTCGCCCGCGCAGCAGCGCTCGGAGCCGCGGCCGGCGTGAACTACCGCACGAACCCGGACTGGGACAAATGGGCGCGCCAGCAGACCGGAGGAGCCGGCGCGGACCTCGTCGTAGAAGTCGGCGGCGCGGGCACGCTCGAACGCTCGGTGAAGGCCGTCAAAACGGGCGGGCACGTCGCGCTAATCGGCGTACTCGCCGGCATGGGGCCGTTTAACCCAATAGCGGTACTAATGAAAGCGGTCCGGCTCCAGGGCGTGTTCGTCGGCTCGCGCGCGATGTTCGAGCAAATGAACCGCGTGATTACAGCGAAGCAGATCCGGCCGGTGATCGATCGCGTGTTTCCGTTCGCCGAAGCCCCGGCCGCCTTCAAATACATGGAAAGCGGCGCGCACTTCGGCAAAGTCGTGATGAGCGTGTGA
- a CDS encoding WD40 repeat domain-containing serine/threonine protein kinase encodes MDSSDSLKIDEHLARFLAAYDQGLEGGDTDALTVNVPFPPPSSSSVTTERPVTPMHPDAPNEGSLGELLPDPGYRPGRSSFTPPPSLTGSAHRIGRFELRRQLGKGGCGIVFLAYDPKLRREIALKIPRPEMLLNADAKRRLKLEALAASEFDHPNLVPVYEWGEIGPLCFIATAFCPGLTLAEWIDRQAFPVPVRQAARLVATVADAVQHAHDRGVLHRDLKPNNVILQEMKVEENDEAPAGSVQMRGEYYVPRVVDFGLAKLAERGGPSETGTRQILGTPKYMAPEQAQARREDIGPPADVYALGVVLYELVAGRAPYDGASDVEVLRQSVEGRATHPRHLRPDLPRDLEAICLKAMARDTGDRYRTAIDLADDLRRFLDGRPTVARPLAWSGRAVRWLRRNDQIVAIAVLAVIALSVTLLGTWNSWQTRNLRDDRNKALSDQADRHRADQQREYARHVRDAYYAWRGGNTGGAVDALDSARRAASTLVESTDFTHDYLSRLVKSDRLLIECPAGAVTALAAAPDGTRLATGHADGTLAVWDRATGNPLGTLKAHAGDVTHVAFGLGGTVIVTVGRFDDSSSTLTTWSAAPTGALSRAPDGRRFAIDDVSCCAVAPDGKTVFVGGPGGSLMKVQLATPHVRLVIPGAANGSAIAAIAVAPDGTKVLTADAEGIVCRRATDLKREELPVPVSRADVSALAATARGVPVIGTEGGSVFVAGASQSTPAGGSVSWIATSGTTIATNGKPGRIRLGAADLATGDSGAVLAGAFSPDGKTLFTGSDDGTVRSWDVDRDPRARGAWTEGRVVSISVASADGTFVVATDRAVKRYGTGAVAKISGAVRVVRVLEGGGTRTVAFDGKSVVVSDLVGSNTRELLRAGSPARRALTDAALTPDGARVAAGDDSGRVTVWSVTDRTVLDSIDTGLRRPVQDLALSDDGRFVAARTATGVGVWAVGTPTLFATLYVDDRAVFQFLPGSDRIAAAGRDGGIVVWSVGGREEMRLFGHVGRVTGLGVSPDGRTLVSGCATGEVVFWDLKTGQDLFAFQRHSTPVTVIEFATDGKFMVTGGDGQIAVWDARD; translated from the coding sequence ATGGATTCGTCCGACTCGCTGAAAATTGACGAGCACCTTGCGCGCTTTCTGGCCGCCTACGACCAGGGACTTGAGGGCGGGGACACGGACGCGCTGACGGTCAACGTTCCGTTCCCGCCGCCCAGCTCGTCCTCGGTGACCACCGAGCGCCCCGTTACCCCGATGCACCCGGACGCACCGAACGAGGGGTCGCTCGGCGAACTGCTCCCGGACCCCGGGTACCGGCCGGGCCGCTCCTCGTTCACACCGCCCCCTTCGTTGACGGGAAGTGCGCACCGCATCGGCCGGTTCGAGTTGCGCCGGCAGCTCGGCAAGGGCGGGTGCGGAATCGTCTTTCTCGCCTACGATCCCAAGCTCCGGCGCGAAATCGCCCTGAAGATCCCGCGCCCCGAAATGCTGCTGAACGCGGACGCGAAGCGCCGGCTCAAACTCGAAGCGCTCGCGGCCTCGGAGTTCGATCACCCCAACCTCGTCCCGGTCTACGAGTGGGGCGAGATCGGCCCGCTCTGCTTCATCGCCACCGCGTTCTGCCCCGGCCTGACGCTCGCGGAGTGGATCGACCGACAGGCGTTCCCGGTTCCGGTGCGCCAGGCCGCGCGGCTCGTCGCGACCGTCGCCGACGCGGTGCAACACGCGCACGACCGCGGCGTTCTGCACCGCGACCTGAAACCGAACAACGTGATCCTCCAGGAAATGAAGGTCGAGGAGAACGACGAGGCGCCCGCCGGCAGCGTTCAGATGCGCGGGGAGTATTACGTCCCGCGGGTGGTGGACTTCGGGCTGGCGAAACTGGCCGAGCGCGGCGGGCCGTCGGAGACCGGCACGCGCCAGATCCTCGGCACGCCGAAGTACATGGCCCCGGAACAGGCCCAGGCCCGGCGCGAGGACATCGGCCCGCCGGCCGACGTGTACGCGCTCGGGGTGGTGCTCTACGAACTGGTCGCCGGGCGCGCGCCCTACGACGGTGCCAGCGACGTCGAGGTGCTCCGGCAGTCCGTCGAGGGGAGGGCCACGCACCCGCGCCACTTGCGCCCCGACCTCCCGCGCGACCTGGAAGCGATTTGCTTGAAGGCAATGGCCCGCGACACGGGCGACCGGTACCGGACCGCGATCGACCTCGCCGACGACCTGCGCCGGTTCCTCGACGGGCGCCCGACGGTCGCCCGGCCGCTCGCGTGGTCCGGGCGCGCGGTCCGCTGGCTCCGCCGCAACGACCAGATCGTGGCCATTGCGGTGCTCGCCGTCATCGCTCTGTCCGTCACGCTCCTCGGGACGTGGAACTCGTGGCAGACGCGCAACCTGCGCGACGACCGCAACAAAGCGCTCAGTGACCAGGCCGACCGCCACCGGGCCGATCAACAGCGCGAGTACGCGCGCCACGTGCGCGACGCATATTATGCGTGGCGCGGGGGGAACACCGGGGGGGCGGTCGACGCGCTCGATTCGGCCCGGCGCGCGGCGAGTACGCTCGTAGAATCGACCGACTTCACGCACGATTACCTTTCGCGGCTCGTCAAGTCGGACCGGCTCCTGATCGAGTGCCCCGCGGGGGCCGTTACCGCACTCGCGGCGGCGCCCGACGGCACGCGCCTCGCCACCGGCCACGCGGACGGCACGCTTGCTGTTTGGGACCGCGCAACGGGGAACCCACTCGGCACACTCAAAGCGCACGCGGGGGACGTGACGCACGTCGCTTTTGGCCTGGGCGGAACCGTGATCGTGACCGTCGGGCGGTTCGATGATTCCTCCTCGACTTTGACCACCTGGAGCGCCGCCCCGACTGGTGCTTTATCGCGCGCGCCGGACGGTCGGCGGTTCGCCATCGACGACGTGAGCTGTTGTGCCGTTGCGCCCGACGGGAAGACCGTGTTCGTCGGTGGTCCCGGCGGTTCGTTGATGAAGGTGCAACTCGCGACCCCACACGTGCGGCTCGTGATTCCGGGGGCCGCGAACGGGTCGGCAATCGCGGCCATCGCGGTCGCGCCCGACGGCACGAAAGTGCTGACCGCCGACGCGGAGGGAATTGTCTGCCGGCGGGCGACCGATTTGAAGCGCGAGGAGCTGCCGGTTCCCGTGTCCCGTGCGGACGTCTCCGCGCTCGCCGCGACCGCCCGCGGCGTGCCCGTTATTGGGACCGAAGGCGGGAGCGTGTTCGTCGCGGGCGCGTCCCAATCGACTCCGGCCGGGGGGAGCGTTTCCTGGATCGCGACCAGCGGGACCACTATTGCGACGAACGGGAAACCGGGGCGCATCCGCCTCGGCGCAGCGGACCTCGCGACCGGCGATTCGGGCGCGGTTCTCGCTGGCGCCTTCTCGCCCGACGGCAAAACTCTGTTCACCGGCAGCGACGACGGGACCGTTCGCTCGTGGGACGTGGACCGCGACCCGCGCGCCCGCGGCGCGTGGACCGAGGGCCGGGTCGTTTCGATCTCCGTCGCGAGCGCGGACGGGACGTTCGTTGTTGCGACGGACCGTGCTGTTAAGCGCTACGGGACCGGTGCGGTGGCGAAGATCTCCGGCGCCGTTCGGGTCGTTCGGGTGCTCGAGGGGGGGGGGACCCGCACGGTCGCGTTCGACGGGAAGTCGGTCGTGGTGTCCGATCTGGTCGGTAGCAACACGCGCGAGTTGTTGCGGGCCGGATCACCCGCCCGCCGCGCGCTCACCGATGCCGCACTGACACCGGACGGTGCGCGGGTGGCCGCCGGTGACGACTCGGGACGGGTAACCGTGTGGTCGGTTACGGACCGGACCGTTTTGGACTCGATCGATACCGGCCTCCGGCGCCCGGTGCAGGATCTCGCCCTCTCGGACGACGGCCGGTTCGTCGCGGCGCGCACCGCGACCGGTGTGGGGGTATGGGCCGTTGGCACCCCGACCTTGTTCGCAACGCTTTACGTCGATGATCGGGCCGTGTTCCAGTTCCTCCCCGGGAGCGACCGGATCGCGGCCGCGGGGCGCGACGGGGGCATTGTTGTGTGGTCCGTCGGGGGCCGGGAAGAGATGCGCCTTTTTGGTCACGTCGGGCGCGTGACCGGTTTGGGCGTGTCGCCCGATGGTCGCACGTTGGTCAGCGGTTGTGCCACGGGCGAGGTCGTGTTCTGGGATCTCAAGACGGGGCAGGATTTGTTCGCATTTCAGCGGCACTCCACGCCGGTGACCGTCATTGAATTTGCTACCGATGGCAAATTCATGGTCACGGGTGGGGACGGTCAGATCGCGGTCTGGGACGCCCGGGATTAA
- a CDS encoding amino acid transporter, whose product MSDQPGAHAEPAKPHHQSFWLWVMCLTGVDYFSTLGYQPSIAYENAGLLAPLATIVLVLVTLFGALPIYWYVCGRSHTGQGSIGMLAKLVSGWGGKVLVLTLLGFAATDFVITKTLSGADAAVHMITNPNWPLAVPDDAEKTRQAVYVTGFLLMLLGASFMRGFREVIGLAVVIVGAYLVLSAIVIGAGVAHLIENPAAFHQLVDHVRSGEWYLKESERPLAGTGLFTVVAISLIIFPKLALGLSGFETGVAVMLLVKGRPTDDPKNPKGRIANTRKLLITAAAIMSVYLVCSSVVVGCLVPPEHLVKVNAAGDERDGVADKDLKAKDRALAYLAHGENREGKLLPFFGDEFGTVYDIATVVILWFAGASAMAGLLNLVPQYLPRYGMAPEWTRATRPLVLLFTVINLIVTVIFRANVDAQSAAYATGVLVLITSACVASVIDIWQRRTGRWYARLCWPFVLITLVFVYTTIANVFEKPDGIKIAGFFILAILVTSFWSRWARSRELRFAGFKLPDAESRLMWDTIRDLELTVLVPHRPGRRSLANKEGQIRREHRIPRDLMIVFVEVELDDTSDFVNEPELRVTREEGRYVVKITRAASIAHTLAALALEMAKVGRPPEVHFGWTDDSPVSGTLGFLLFGEGNVPWMVRDLIRRAEPDEAKRPLIIIAGTA is encoded by the coding sequence ATGAGCGATCAACCCGGTGCCCACGCGGAGCCGGCCAAACCGCACCACCAGTCCTTCTGGCTGTGGGTGATGTGTCTGACCGGCGTCGATTACTTTTCCACCCTCGGCTACCAGCCGTCCATCGCCTACGAGAACGCGGGCCTCCTCGCGCCGCTCGCGACGATCGTCCTCGTCCTCGTCACGCTGTTCGGCGCGCTGCCCATTTACTGGTACGTGTGCGGGCGCTCCCACACCGGGCAGGGCTCGATCGGGATGCTCGCGAAGCTCGTCTCCGGGTGGGGCGGAAAGGTGCTCGTCCTCACGCTGCTCGGGTTCGCCGCCACCGACTTCGTCATCACGAAGACGCTCTCCGGGGCGGACGCCGCCGTCCACATGATTACGAACCCGAACTGGCCACTGGCCGTTCCCGACGACGCGGAGAAGACCCGGCAGGCGGTGTACGTTACCGGGTTCCTGCTGATGCTCCTCGGCGCGTCGTTCATGCGCGGGTTCCGCGAGGTCATCGGGCTGGCGGTCGTCATCGTCGGGGCGTACCTGGTTCTGAGCGCGATCGTGATCGGGGCGGGCGTCGCGCACCTGATCGAGAACCCGGCCGCGTTCCATCAATTGGTGGACCACGTGCGGTCGGGCGAGTGGTACCTGAAGGAGTCCGAACGGCCGCTCGCGGGCACCGGGCTCTTCACCGTCGTCGCCATCAGCCTGATTATCTTCCCCAAACTCGCGCTCGGCCTGTCCGGGTTCGAGACCGGGGTCGCCGTGATGCTGCTCGTAAAGGGGCGGCCGACGGACGACCCGAAGAACCCGAAGGGCCGGATCGCGAACACGCGCAAGCTGCTCATTACCGCCGCCGCGATCATGTCCGTTTACCTCGTCTGCTCGTCGGTGGTGGTCGGGTGCCTGGTCCCCCCCGAACACCTCGTGAAAGTGAACGCGGCCGGGGACGAGCGGGACGGGGTCGCCGACAAGGATCTGAAGGCGAAGGACCGCGCGCTGGCGTACCTGGCGCACGGCGAGAACCGGGAGGGCAAGTTGCTCCCGTTCTTCGGCGACGAGTTCGGGACCGTCTACGACATCGCGACCGTCGTCATTCTGTGGTTCGCCGGCGCGAGCGCGATGGCCGGGTTGCTCAACCTCGTCCCGCAGTACCTCCCGCGGTACGGCATGGCCCCCGAGTGGACCCGCGCGACGCGCCCGCTCGTGCTGCTGTTTACCGTAATTAACCTGATCGTGACCGTGATCTTCAGGGCGAACGTGGACGCGCAGAGCGCCGCGTATGCGACCGGCGTGCTGGTACTCATCACCAGCGCCTGCGTCGCGAGCGTGATCGACATCTGGCAACGGCGCACGGGTCGCTGGTACGCGCGCCTGTGCTGGCCGTTCGTGCTCATCACGCTCGTGTTCGTCTACACCACCATTGCCAACGTGTTCGAGAAGCCGGACGGTATCAAGATCGCCGGGTTCTTCATCCTCGCGATTCTGGTCACGTCGTTCTGGTCGCGGTGGGCGCGGAGCCGCGAGCTGCGGTTCGCCGGGTTCAAGCTCCCGGACGCGGAATCGCGCCTCATGTGGGACACGATCCGCGACCTGGAACTCACGGTTCTGGTGCCGCACCGCCCGGGGCGCCGGAGCCTCGCCAACAAGGAGGGCCAGATCCGGCGCGAGCACCGCATCCCGCGCGACCTGATGATCGTGTTCGTCGAAGTGGAACTGGACGACACGAGCGACTTCGTGAACGAGCCGGAACTCCGGGTGACGCGCGAAGAGGGGCGCTACGTCGTGAAGATCACGCGGGCCGCGTCCATCGCGCACACGCTCGCGGCCCTCGCCCTGGAAATGGCGAAAGTCGGGCGCCCGCCGGAAGTCCACTTCGGGTGGACCGATGACAGCCCGGTGTCCGGCACGCTCGGGTTCCTCCTCTTCGGCGAAGGCAACGTGCCGTGGATGGTGCGCGACCTGATCCGCCGGGCCGAACCCGACGAGGCGAAGCGCCCGCTCATTATCATCGCGGGAACCGCGTAA